The sequence GGGCGTCGGCCGGAACGGCGTCGAACGTCTCGCGGCGGGACTCGGCCCAGAGAGCGGCCATCGCCGGCGCCAGGAACGCCCCACGCTCCTTCTTGAGGTTCAGGACGAACTCGCGCCAGGGGGAGTCGTGATCGTGTGCTCCGAGAGCAACCGCCGAGTCGAACCCCAGCGGCCGGCGTCGGCAGTGATGGCAGCCGCCGCGGAGGTCGGCGAACGGTCCGATCGGCAGGGCGCACCGGGGGCAGGAGAGGGCGGCGTAGCTTTCGGCGAGCTCCAGCAACTCGCCCCGACAGGTTGAGCAGAAAGGCCCGCGGACGGAAGGGCCGGACGCCTCGCAGAGCAGGCAGCGCCAGGGGAAGACGAGGTCGCCGACCGCCTCGCCGACGAGCCGCCAGGCCGTCGCGAGCCGTCCGACGGCGTTCGAGCCGCCGGCCGAGGCCACCTCAGCGCCCCTCGGCGCGGGGTCTTGGAACCGAGTCGTCCAGCTGGAGGTAGGGCTCCAGCCGCTCGCGAAGCTCGTTTCGCGCCCGGGCCAGCAGCGACTTCACGGCCGCCGGCGAGCGGTTCATCACCTGGGCGATCTCGGCGTAGCTCATCTCCTCGAACTTGTTGAGGAGGACGGCCATCTTCTGGTCCTCGTTGAGCGACCCCATCGCCTCGCGGACGACCTCGGAAAGCTCCACCTGGCGCATCTGGGTCGACGCGGTTTTCTCGCGCCCGGGGACGGCCAGGGCGGGGGATTCGGCCCGCGATTCGTCGCCGGCCCCCCCCATCGGCCGAGAGGGATTGCGACCCTTCGTCCGCGCGTGGTTCATCGCCAGGTTGTTGGCGATGGTGAACAGCCAGGTCGAGAACTTCGCCTTGGGTCGATATCCCTTGCGCGCCTTGTACACCCGAAGGAAGACGTCCTGCGAGAGATCCTCGGCCTCGTCCTGGTTGCCGACGATGTGGAAGAGGACGCCGACGAGCCGGTCTTGATACCGCGCGACCATCGCCTCGAACGCGCCGGGGACGTCGTCGCGGATCTGGAGCATGAGCCGCACGTCCGGATCGCGGGCTTCCAGTTGCCGTTCCAGCGCGTCGAGTTCTCCTCCTCGGCTCAAGGGCGCTCGCTCCTTTCAGCGTCGAAAGTCGATGACGGGGAGGCTCACGGACGCGATCCGATGGCGACGGGCTCCGACGGCGCCTCCAGGCGGCGACGGAGCTGGCCGCAGGCGGCGTCGATCTCTCGCCCCTTGGTACGACGGACCGTCACCGCCACGCCGAACCGCCGCACCGTCTCGACGAACCGTCGGACGTCGTCCGGTTCGGGACGCTGGAACGGCAGGCCGGCGACCGTGTTGTAGGGGATCAGATTGACGTGCGCCTTGCGGCCTTTCAAGAGCTTGCCCAGCGCTGTTGCGTGTTCACGGCGATCGTTGACGCCGCCGAGCAGGACGTACTCATACGTCACCTGGCGGCCGGTGATCTGGAAGTATTCATCGGCGGCGGCCATCACGGCGGCCAGGCCGACCTTCTCGTTGACCGGCACCAACTCGTCGCGGAGGGCTTCCGTCGGAGCGTGCAGCGAGACCGCCAGGTGGTACTGGCGGTCCATTCCGGCCAGCTTGCGGATCTTCGCGGGGAGGCCGACGGTCGAGATCGTCACCCTCCGCTGGCTCATGCCCAGGCCGTCCTCCGGCGAGCAGAATCGGTCGAGGGCGACGAGCAGGTTGTCCAGGTTCGCCAGGCTTTCGCCCATCCCCATCACGACGACGTGCGTGATCGATTCGCCGGGCGGCAGGAGAGACTGGGCCTGCAGGACCTGGTCGAAGATCTCCGCGGAGGTCAGGTTGCGTTCGACCCCCTTCAACCCGCTGGCGCAGAAGACGCAGCCCATGCCGCAGCCGACCTGCGTGCTGATGCAGACGGTCCGCCGGGGCGGGTCGGACATGGAGACGCACTCGATGTTCCGGCCGTCGCGACAGCGGAGGAGGAGCTTGTCCGTGCCGTCGTCGGCGATCCCCCGGTAGGCCAGCTCGGTGGCGAACAGCGTCCACTCGGCGTCGAGCTTCTTCCGCAGGTCGAGCGGAACGTCGGTCATGTCGGCGAACGTCTTGGCCCGCCGATGGAAGGCCCATTGCTGGATCTGCTTGGCCCGATAAGGCTTATGGCCCTGTTCGGCGATCCATGCGCGCAGCTCGTCGGCCGACGCCCCGAACAGCGGGCGCTTCGAAGCGACCTCGATCCCCTGCGGCTCTCCGCCTTCTTGCATGCGCGCCCCGCGACCTCGACGTGACCCCGTCCCTCACGACCCACGCTACCATTGTAGAACCCCCGTTGCCGTCGGCCAAGCCGCGATTCTGGGCGAAGATGCGATGGGAAGCCGGACCAAAAGAAAAGCCGGCGCTGAATCTTGTTCCAGCGCCGGCGTGAGTCGCGGGGGGAGTCGTGGATTGTTCGAGTTCGCCGCGGAGGTTGGATGGCGTCCGCGACGATCGGAGACGGGCTTCGCTCAGAGCTTCTTTTCGGCCGAGCTCGCGGCCTTGGGGGCGGCTTTGAATTCCTCGGGGGTCATCTTGGAGATGGTCCGGTCGAGGTGGAGGACGTAGCCTCCCTTTTCCGGAACGTCCTTGCCGTAGGCGAGGATCTCCGGCGACGAGGTATGGCCCGGCTCTTCCATGGTGTCGGGGAGGGAGGCCCCCCACTCGACGATGATATCGCCCTGGCGCGCCGACTCCACGGCCGGCGAGACCATGTTCTGCAAGGCCTTCATATCGTCGACCTTGCGAGGCGGTTGCTTCTTCTTGATCGTGTACATCCGATAGTCTTCGGCGAAGGTCTCAAGAAAGACCTTGTCGTCCGCGGCGCCAGCCGACTGCGATCCTTCGCCGCCGCAACCCGCCGCCAGGCTCAGGAGGACCGGAACCAGTCCCAGCCATCGCCTTCGATCCAATCCTCGCATCGACGAAGTTCCCTTTACTCGGTGCTCATTCCAAAAGACGGCCCGCCGTCGATCGCGATGGTCGACGGCGGGCGACGTTGGCTCAGTACGAGTCGGCGCTGACGATTTCGCCGCCGGCCTTGCTCCCCAGGGCCCGCCAGGTGGGCAGGCTGATGGAGTCCTTGATGAACCGGACGGAGCCGTCGCAGAAGGCCACGTTCACGCCGCCGGAGTGGTAGCTCCGGGCCGCGCCGTGAACCTGGGTGTAGGTGGGAAGGTCCGCACAATCCCACAGCTTGTAGTTGGGCGGGACAGTGTGGGAATAGGCGTAGGTCGAAGGAAGACTGCGGTAGTACATCTGACCGCGATAGCGGATCCGAGTCTGCGTGGCGCCGCTCGCGCAGTCCGCGGGCGGATCGATGGCCGTCGCCCCCGAGAACGAGGCCGCAGAGGTGTAAACGTTGATCTTGTCGGCGAAGAGGATCTCGGCCGTCGTGTTCTGGACGGCTCGCGACCGCTTCGTCTCTGAGAACAGGGCGGTGTTGCTCGTGCCGTCGGTGATCTCCGAGAGCTTCACCGGAACGCAGGCCAGGTAGTCGGTGTTCGGCATCGTCTTGGCCGCGTCGAGGAACGCCGAGCCCCCCGTCTTGAGACGGTAATTGAAGACGCCGGCCCGGCTGGAATCCGGTTCCTGGTTGGTCGCCGTGCCCAACTGCTGGGAGGGGGAGTTGCCCAGGCTGCACATGTAGTTGTTGTAGCCGAGACCGCCGGGGGCGTACTGGCTGAACTTGGCGGTCTCGCCGTCAGACGGGCAGACGTAGGCCGAGACGATCTGATAGCTGGCCGTGAGCTGCGCCGGAGCGCCGGTGTCGATCCCGTGCTGGAGGTTGAACGCCGAATAGGCCGCCGACTGCTCCAAATACGGCAGCAACATCGCCAGCGACGACATCCGCGTCGTGTACGTGGTCGCGGTCGGGTAGGGCCCGATACCGGGCACCAGATTGCTGTAGGTCGACTCAAAGTTGGCGGCGGCCAGACCCATCTGCTTCAGGTTGTTGACGCACTGGGCGCGACGGGCGGCCTCGCGGGCGCTCTGTACGGCCGGCAGCAGCAGCGCGATCAGCACGGCGATGATGGCGATCACGACGAGAAGTTCAATAAGCGTAAAGCCGCGAAGACGGCGAGTTCGACTCATGCTGATATCCCAGGATTCAGAGGTACGATCAGGGCAGTGGAGGGAGAAGGACCGATTGT comes from Paludisphaera rhizosphaerae and encodes:
- a CDS encoding DUF1559 domain-containing protein; amino-acid sequence: MSRTRRLRGFTLIELLVVIAIIAVLIALLLPAVQSAREAARRAQCVNNLKQMGLAAANFESTYSNLVPGIGPYPTATTYTTRMSSLAMLLPYLEQSAAYSAFNLQHGIDTGAPAQLTASYQIVSAYVCPSDGETAKFSQYAPGGLGYNNYMCSLGNSPSQQLGTATNQEPDSSRAGVFNYRLKTGGSAFLDAAKTMPNTDYLACVPVKLSEITDGTSNTALFSETKRSRAVQNTTAEILFADKINVYTSAASFSGATAIDPPADCASGATQTRIRYRGQMYYRSLPSTYAYSHTVPPNYKLWDCADLPTYTQVHGAARSYHSGGVNVAFCDGSVRFIKDSISLPTWRALGSKAGGEIVSADSY
- a CDS encoding RNA polymerase sigma factor, with product MSRGGELDALERQLEARDPDVRLMLQIRDDVPGAFEAMVARYQDRLVGVLFHIVGNQDEAEDLSQDVFLRVYKARKGYRPKAKFSTWLFTIANNLAMNHARTKGRNPSRPMGGAGDESRAESPALAVPGREKTASTQMRQVELSEVVREAMGSLNEDQKMAVLLNKFEEMSYAEIAQVMNRSPAAVKSLLARARNELRERLEPYLQLDDSVPRPRAEGR
- a CDS encoding ComF family protein, with amino-acid sequence MASAGGSNAVGRLATAWRLVGEAVGDLVFPWRCLLCEASGPSVRGPFCSTCRGELLELAESYAALSCPRCALPIGPFADLRGGCHHCRRRPLGFDSAVALGAHDHDSPWREFVLNLKKERGAFLAPAMAALWAESRRETFDAVPADALVASVPQHWFRRLARRYNQADALAGALAETLGREHRRLLRRIKPTPHLVGRGRQERALVMRGAFAPRRGVGPSLLKGRTILLVDDVLTTGATLGSAARALKRAGARRVVAVVVSRER
- the rlmN gene encoding 23S rRNA (adenine(2503)-C(2))-methyltransferase RlmN — protein: MQEGGEPQGIEVASKRPLFGASADELRAWIAEQGHKPYRAKQIQQWAFHRRAKTFADMTDVPLDLRKKLDAEWTLFATELAYRGIADDGTDKLLLRCRDGRNIECVSMSDPPRRTVCISTQVGCGMGCVFCASGLKGVERNLTSAEIFDQVLQAQSLLPPGESITHVVVMGMGESLANLDNLLVALDRFCSPEDGLGMSQRRVTISTVGLPAKIRKLAGMDRQYHLAVSLHAPTEALRDELVPVNEKVGLAAVMAAADEYFQITGRQVTYEYVLLGGVNDRREHATALGKLLKGRKAHVNLIPYNTVAGLPFQRPEPDDVRRFVETVRRFGVAVTVRRTKGREIDAACGQLRRRLEAPSEPVAIGSRP